From a single Papaver somniferum cultivar HN1 unplaced genomic scaffold, ASM357369v1 unplaced-scaffold_19, whole genome shotgun sequence genomic region:
- the LOC113338394 gene encoding uncharacterized protein LOC113338394 — MGNCVPKPNKSLSEIAPSEFVTDTTVRLYGSASSTLISFLRIALQYKSVAVKFVPSENYGLGNNSPILQYGTDTVTGSPETLFRYIEGKFPKPKLFDEFEEDGIEFDGNQGGISMVVKIQHKSMLYYIENLVKWVEDLNVRGGGRAVVDVSMGSPVMEVRKFGRSYSQLLELMLEHAQMEERILFPVFEKADRGLSKAANEEHARDFPIMNGIKETIKSIGVLDPGNPVYQEQLISLSSKLKTLKEHCEEHFEEEESQLLPLLEATEISGEQQDQMVEQCLEVMEGTHSHLFHFLISGLLPREAILYLSLITKCTTASNAERVNSMLRTLMTRIDSTVCSSSIRKPSQHLLAKYRGTPTTPSIEDRQMEKSDSYKQQQQHDDVYRV; from the exons ATGGGAAATTGTGTACCAAAACCTAATAAATCACTATCCGAAATAGCACCTTCAGAATTCGTTACTGATACTACAGTTAGATTATATGGATCTGCATCGAGTACATTAATCTCATTCTTACGAATAGCACTTCAGTATAAATCAGTAGCTGTGAAATTTGTTCCATCAGAAAACTATGGATTAGGGAATAATAGTCCTATTTTACAGTATGGTACTGATACGGTAACTGGTTCGCCGGAAACGTTGTTTCGTTATATTGAAGGGAAGTTTCCGAAACCAAAGTTATTTGATGAATTTGAGGAGGATGGGATTGAATTTGATGGGAATCAAGGGGGGATTTCTATGGTTGTTAAGATTCAACATAAGAGTATGTTGTATTATATTGAGAATTTAGTGAAatgggttgaggatttgaatgtCAGAGGAGGGGGAAGAGCTGTTGTTGATGTTTCTATGGGCAGTCCTGTTATGGAAGTGAGAAAATTTGGGAGGAGTTATTCTCAGTTGTTGGAATTGATGCTGGAGCATGCCCAAATGGAGGAGAGGATTCTTTTCCCTGTGTTTGAAAAGGCTGATAGAG GATTATCTAAAGCTGCCAATGAGGAGCATGCTAGAGACTTTCCTATTATGAATGGGATCAAAGAAACAATCAAATCCATTGGAGTTTTAGATCCTGGGAATCCTGTTTATCAGGAACAATTAATCAGTCTTTCGTCTAAGCTGAAAACATTAAAG GAACATTGTGAAGAGCACTTTGAGGAGGAAGAAAGCCAGTTGTTGCCACTTTTAGAGGCAACAGAAATTAGTGGAGAACAGCAGGATCAAATGGTAGAGCAATGCCTGGAAGTAATGGAGGGTACTCACTCTCATCTCTTTCACTTCCTAATCTCAGGTCTCCTTCCCCGGGAAGCCATTCTATACCTCAGCTTGATCACAAAATGCACTACAGCAAGTAATGCAGAACGAGTCAACTCAATGCTCCGCACTTTGATGACTCGTATAGATAGCACTGTATGTTCATCTTCTATCCGTAAACCCTCACAACATCTTCTAGCTAAGTACAGAGGCACCCCAACAACACCCTCAATTGAAGATCGTCAGATGGAAAAGTCTGACAGCtacaagcagcagcagcagcatgatGATGTGTATAGAGTATAA
- the LOC113338961 gene encoding ribonuclease H2 subunit A-like isoform X1 gives MGSEDVPSKPLPKWASEPCLMGIDEAGRGPVLGPMVYGCLYCPISYQKTLSTLSFADSKTLKEEKREELFESLKIDESIGWLADVIDPRELSAKMLRKIKVNLNEISHNSAMGLVTAVLDLGVFLTEVYVDTVGDPEKYRIKMSERFPGIKFVVAKKADSLYPVVSGASIVAKVTRDRAVRDWVLDETAENINRKFGSGYPGDPETKTWLKDHQHPVFGFPTLVRFSWGTCTPYFKDMVEVSWEADKTDEDGDMNGKRQLKLSSMGFTGAKRKIEEIESSGKGRCTFFQARKLELVTKF, from the exons ATGGGTTCAGAAGATGTTCCGTCTAAGCCTCTCCCAAAATGGGCTTCAGAACCATGTCTTATGGGGATAGATGAAGCTGGAAGAGGTCCTGTTCTAG GTCCCATGGTTTATGGATGCTTATATTGCCCAATCTCCTATCAGAAAACTCTATCCACCTTGAGTTTTGCAG ATTCGAAGACCCTAAAAGAGGAGAAGAGGGAAGAACTTTTCGAAAGTCTTAAGATAGATGAGTCTATTGGATGGCTTGCTGATGTTATAGATCCAAGGGAACTCTCAGCTAAAATGCTAAGGAA aATCAAGGTTAACTTGAATGAAATATCACACAATTCTGCCATGGGCCTTGTCACTGCGGTTCTTGACTTGGGTGTTTTTCTAACAGAG GTATATGTAGATACTGTTGGAGATCCAGAGAAATACAGAATAAAGATGTCAGAAAGATTTCCAGGCATAAAGTTTGTGGTTGCAAAGAAAGCCGATAGTCTTTATCCAGTAGTTAGTGGAGCAAGCATAGTCGCAAAG GTGACAAGAGACCGAGCAGTGCGGGATTGGGTACTTGATGAAACAGCAGAGAACATTAATAGAAAATTCGGATCTGGATATCCTGGAG ATCCCGAAACTAAGACATGGTTGAAAGATCACCAACACCCAGTATTTGGATTCCCAACCTTAGTCCGTTTCAGTTGGGGAACATGCACGCCTTACTTCAAGGACATGGTCGAAGTGTCTTG GGAAGCAGACAAAACCGATGAAGATGGTGATATGAATGGGAAGCGCCAACTTAAGTTAAGTAGTATGGGTTTCACAGGAGCCAAAAGGAAGATCGAGGAAATTGAATCAAGTGGTAAAGGCCGGTGCACATTCTTTCAGGCACGCAAACTAGAACTGGTCACTAAGTTCTGA
- the LOC113338961 gene encoding ribonuclease H2 subunit A-like isoform X2: MGSEDVPSKPLPKWASEPCLMGIDEAGRGPVLGPMVYGCLYCPISYQKTLSTLSFADSKTLKEEKREELFESLKIDESIGWLADVIDPRELSAKMLRKIKVNLNEISHNSAMGLVTAVLDLGVFLTEVYVDTVGDPEKYRIKMSERFPGIKFVVAKKADSLYPVVSGASIVAKVTRDRAVRDWVLDETAENINRKFGSGYPGDPETKTWLKDHQHPVFGFPTLVRFSWGTCTPYFKDMVEVS; this comes from the exons ATGGGTTCAGAAGATGTTCCGTCTAAGCCTCTCCCAAAATGGGCTTCAGAACCATGTCTTATGGGGATAGATGAAGCTGGAAGAGGTCCTGTTCTAG GTCCCATGGTTTATGGATGCTTATATTGCCCAATCTCCTATCAGAAAACTCTATCCACCTTGAGTTTTGCAG ATTCGAAGACCCTAAAAGAGGAGAAGAGGGAAGAACTTTTCGAAAGTCTTAAGATAGATGAGTCTATTGGATGGCTTGCTGATGTTATAGATCCAAGGGAACTCTCAGCTAAAATGCTAAGGAA aATCAAGGTTAACTTGAATGAAATATCACACAATTCTGCCATGGGCCTTGTCACTGCGGTTCTTGACTTGGGTGTTTTTCTAACAGAG GTATATGTAGATACTGTTGGAGATCCAGAGAAATACAGAATAAAGATGTCAGAAAGATTTCCAGGCATAAAGTTTGTGGTTGCAAAGAAAGCCGATAGTCTTTATCCAGTAGTTAGTGGAGCAAGCATAGTCGCAAAG GTGACAAGAGACCGAGCAGTGCGGGATTGGGTACTTGATGAAACAGCAGAGAACATTAATAGAAAATTCGGATCTGGATATCCTGGAG ATCCCGAAACTAAGACATGGTTGAAAGATCACCAACACCCAGTATTTGGATTCCCAACCTTAGTCCGTTTCAGTTGGGGAACATGCACGCCTTACTTCAAGGACATGGTCGAAGTGTCTTG A